The following are from one region of the Nicotiana tabacum cultivar K326 chromosome 3, ASM71507v2, whole genome shotgun sequence genome:
- the LOC107827129 gene encoding BAG family molecular chaperone regulator 2-like: MIKLRSKRLSRSNSKVRRSGTEAAGKSIVGSKSINCGEIKWELRPGGMLVQKRECDNINGGETIITLRVSTVSNWHDISIQPTSTFGELKMMLSMVTGLEPKEQRLLYRGKEREDYEHLHMVGVRDKDKVLLFQFPPIKESLQVIGGSPYRTISV; the protein is encoded by the exons TCAAAGAGGTTATCCAGAAGTAATTCGAAAGTTAGAAGAAGTGGGACTGAGGCAGCAGGGAAAAGTATTGTGGGAAGCAAGAGCATTAATTGTGGTGAAATCAAGTGGGAATTACGTCCAGGAGGTATGCTAGTTCAAAAAAGAGAATGTGACAACATTAATGGTGGAGAAACGATCATCACACTTCGAGTCTCAACTGTTTCTAATTGGCATGACATATCTATCCAACCCACTTCAACTTTTG GTGAATTGAAGATGATGCTGTCAATGGTAACTGGTTTGGAACCAAAGGAGCAGAGGCTATTATACAGAGGGAAGGAAAGGGAAGATTATGAACACTTGCACATGGTTGGAGTGAGAGACAAGGACAAAGTGCTgctattccaatttccacctATCAAAGAGAGTCTCCAAGTCATAGGCGGCTCTCCTTATCGCACAATTAGCGTCTAA